CTCCTACTGAAGCGGTCATGAATGATTTGGTAAATGCTGTTCAAGacacaaacatttttgtcagTGCCACAGCTAAAGGTGAGGACTTGTCTTCCAATAAACGAAGAAAgacacattttgaaaaacattttcctGTTGTAATGCCAGTGCAGTATGAGTTGGAGCCTGGTCGCACAGTAGTTTATATCCCTATCCTCCAGATGATCCAGGAAATGTTCAGACATACCGACATCCTCCACAGAATAGAAGAAACAAAGGTTTCACAAAAAGGCCAGTACATGAGCCATAAAGATGGCATATACTTCCAGGAGAATAATGTGTTGTCATCTTCAGAACTGTCATTGCCATTGATTTTATACATTGATGATCTTGAAATTGCGAACCCACTTGGTACTTCACGGAAGATCCACAAACTGTGTTCAGTCTATTGGGTGCTTGCCGATCTACCATCTAAACACCGATCCGCACTGCATGCGATTCAACTAGCAGCACTATGTAAGGTACCTGATCTTCAGAGCTGTGGCTATCAAAGAGCACTTTCTCCTTTGTTGCAAGATCTTCGTTGTCTTGAACAGGATGGTGTTTTCATTGAGTCCCTTGGTCATTCAGTTCGGggcactgttttgtgtgttgtggCTGATAATCTCGCTGCCCATTCCTTAGCAGGCTTTATGCAGTCTTTCAGAGCAGGATATATTTGCAGGTTCTGCAAAGCTACACGAGACCAAATTCAGTCTTATGATGTTGGAGATGGTGAATTTAGCCTAAGGACAAAAGCTAGTCATGATCAGGATCTGCAGGATGTTGTGCAAGGGGATGGTCAAAGTCAGTTTGGTGTCCAAGGAGACTGTGTCCTGAGAGAGAGTTTGGAGTGTTTTCATACCATCACTGGTTTTCCGCCTGATGTCCTCCATGATCTTTTGGAGGGCATTGTTCCTGTGGAGTTGGCCCTGTGTATTCAGGAGATGATTAAGATCAAATATTTTACCCTGGAGTATTTAAACAAGAAGATTTTGACATTCCCATACCAACACACAGACAAGACTGACAAACCACATCCCATTTCAAAGAACTTTGCTGGAAAGAAGACCATTGGAGGCAATGGTCACGAAAATGTGACACTGTTAAGATTGCTTCCACTGATAATCGGCAGTATGATTCCTGAGGAGGATGGTGCTTGGAATGTTTTGATGGATTTAAAAGAGATTGTCGAGCTGGTGCTGTCTCCGACGTTCGATGAGGAATCCATTCAGTATTTGCAAGCTAAGATACAGGATCACAGACAAATCCTTCAGGAGGTTTTCCCTGAGTTCAGACTGCGCCCTAAGCATCACTATCTGGAGCACTACCCAGATCTCATACGTTGTTTTGGGCCTCTCGTCCACTTGTGGACCATGAGATTCGAGGGGAAACACCGCTTTTTCAAGCGTGTAGTACATGACACACAAAACTTCAAGAATGTGCTAAAAACATTAGCAACTAGGCATCAGTACATGGTGGCTTATCATCTCAATGCACCATCATTCTTTAAACCACATCAGCAGATATCAAATGTCTCTTCTGTCTTGGTTTCAGCGCTTCCTGAGGTTGCAAAACTACACATTCAACAAAAAACAGACAGCAACATGATATACAGCACATCAAAGATCATTATTGATGGAACTAATTATGATGTTGGAATGTTTGTATCTGTGGGACAGGAGGGGGGTCTGCCCCAGTTTGGCAAAATTGAACAGATCCTCCTGGTTAATAACGATGTCACGTTTCTTTGCACAGAACACAATTCATGCTACATTGAACACCTGAGATCATATGAGCTTTCCATGGGCAATGTTACTGTCCACAGCATTTCAGACCTCAATGACAGTTTACCGCTCTCTGCATACAGGGTTGAAGGAAAAGTGCTGTTGACGCCCAAACGTTTTGTACTGCTGCACTAACAGTGTATGTTAGGATAAAGAAAACAGGTATGATTGTTTTTGACCTCCAAAAAAGTCTATACTGATATAGCTTTGCTTTCTAGGTTACTGATACTGTTCACTAATATAATAGTGTGAGAATAACTGTTAATTGTATGTGTTGAAACAATTTAACTGAATATGCCTTTATTCAATTTAATCCTTAATTCATGGGTTTGTCTTCCAGATGATGGCAGCACCCCAGAAATTTATGCTTCGTGTTTACATTTCCACTGATATTGCTGTTAAAGTAACTCTGACGGGGCGACCGGAATCAGTGGATGACCTAATCGCCATACTGCGAGAGAAAGTCAAGCCAAGACTGGATTTTGAATTTACCCTCCAGTATGAGGATCAAGATTTTGATGCACAGCTGAGCTGTCTTGTTGACATTCAAGAGTTACCAGAGAAGGGAACACTCAAGGTTGTTAGATCAGAATCTGAAACCAGCTCACTTGCAAGTTCTGATACAGAAACTCTTCCCCATGTGCCTGTAAGCCAGCGTCAGAAGACCTGGCCGGACATTTTCCCTGTGCCTACTTTTTCTTATGAAGTGGAGCATGTGCTAGAACAGGGTAACATTGCCTATGAAAGATCTGGAAAGACAATGAAATTATCAAGGGCGCAAAAGCACAACATCCTGGAGAGCATGGCTGCAGTGATCCACAGCTTCAAACCTTACCCAAGTGACAGAGATGTGGGTATGGCAGCAGAAGCTCTCGTCACAGCTCATCCATGTCTTAAGGAGCCTGGAAGTGTAAGTGGATGGTACGGATGGAAGATGTGCCTTAAGTTTAAAATGGGTAATTACCGTACCAAGCTAGCCAGATCTGGATGTCTCGAGGTGTCTGTCAACACGGGCAAAAGGAGCAAGAATAATCCAGACAAAGATCATCCCCACTCCAACATAAAAAGAGCCAGACGGGCTGAAGTAAACTTCCTCCCAAACTTTCCCAGGGGACAAAACCAGGCCAGTTTGGAAGAAATGAGAGTAGAGATTCTACGTGAAGTTGAGAAGAGTGAGAAAAACCTATTGATCATAGAGAATCTTATGCAGACAACATTCGCCCTTCGTCGCCAGGAGATTGTACAGGAAAACCCAATGGTGAAGGACTTCTTGGTGAGATGGCCAGCGCTTCGGATTGAATCGCAGgtaaaaataaacagactttctttatttatcttttcTTCCCCATTTTTCTTCACCATAATAGGAAGCAGTCTTCCCTAAAGCTTCCTATTATAACCACCCCCTTTAGGGAGCAATGGTTGCCTTTTAACAAAATGATTGCAccactttttgttgttgtgagtGGCAGCCTtcttttatgtcatttatttatgtatgatTTTGTAGGTTTGTGCAGAGTACCATCGAATCACAAACACCAATCTTTTGAACCAGTTCTATGCCGAACTTGACAGGCACATACCACAACTGTTTGGTCTGTACAGACAAAAGGCATCACGTACTGGCAAGACCTCGGAGGCGCTGCGTGACATCTTGAAGATTTATGATCATCAGGTGAGTTAAAGATGAACTCAAGTTCTGACAAGGACAGCAAATGGAACATTAACCACAACAAGAGAAGGAAATAAATTGTAAACAACTTAATaactaaaattattttttgtcatgttcatgtttataatgTATTATACTAAATTTTGGTTGTCTTTCAAGGATTTACATGATGTCAACATAAAACGCACTTTAGCACTTCGTGCCCTAGCAGTATACCTGCGTGAGGATGACCCACAGTTCTTTAAGACTTGGAATGTAAGTACAAGTTACTGCCTTCACCACactgttaatattttttttgtgctttcCAGGGTTGTTTAGTTTTTAACTAGTTACTTAAATATATCATTCTGTACAATACCTACCTACATATCTCAGCTTACAGTTGGACCCTTTTATGTACTTTTTAGGTAGAAGAGTCGGGTGAGCCAGACATCGCTGA
This portion of the Triplophysa rosa linkage group LG20, Trosa_1v2, whole genome shotgun sequence genome encodes:
- the LOC130571078 gene encoding uncharacterized protein LOC130571078 encodes the protein MMAAPQKFMLRVYISTDIAVKVTLTGRPESVDDLIAILREKVKPRLDFEFTLQYEDQDFDAQLSCLVDIQELPEKGTLKVVRSESETSSLASSDTETLPHVPVSQRQKTWPDIFPVPTFSYEVEHVLEQGNIAYERSGKTMKLSRAQKHNILESMAAVIHSFKPYPSDRDVGMAAEALVTAHPCLKEPGSVSGWYGWKMCLKFKMGNYRTKLARSGCLEVSVNTGKRSKNNPDKDHPHSNIKRARRAEVNFLPNFPRGQNQASLEEMRVEILREVEKSEKNLLIIENLMQTTFALRRQEIVQENPMVKDFLVRWPALRIESQVCAEYHRITNTNLLNQFYAELDRHIPQLFGLYRQKASRTGKTSEALRDILKIYDHQDLHDVNIKRTLALRALAVYLREDDPQFFKTWNVEESGEPDIADTPVGLVMMVTENTTGPICFNSASTAIVVEDDFVMSDIPRFSDAFVLLFGLIYALHLNYPNKLIYTFTFIQKILMGLDDGKPLKPCLLNLKNDLLQKE